A genomic stretch from Thermonema lapsum includes:
- the hisB gene encoding bifunctional histidinol-phosphatase/imidazoleglycerol-phosphate dehydratase HisB produces MSVKNKKKILFLDRDGTLIVEPPEDFQVDSLEKLQFVPKVITALHKVVTHSDYLLVMVTNQDGLGTDAFPEQAFWAPHQKMMQTFEQEGIRFFGVHIDPTFEHENAPTRKPRTGMLTHYMESEDYDLTGSFVVGDRLSDVQLAANLGCRAILYTADEEKYRRWKAEEEALKKQFPCLCLVCNDWHQLADYLLIHKSRRAQVWRQTNETKISITLDLDTPAEPSIQTGIPFLDHMLHQLARHGALGLEVQVAGDLEVDEHHTIEDTALALGQAFAQALGKKWGIRRYGHFLLPMDESIAQVAVDFSGRPYLNFHAVWHRERVGGMPTEMVKHFFASFCHTAACNLYMKVEGENDHHQIEALFKAWARALRMAIEITDTGLPSTKGTL; encoded by the coding sequence ATGAGTGTGAAAAACAAAAAAAAGATTCTTTTCCTTGACCGCGATGGTACTTTGATAGTAGAACCACCAGAAGATTTTCAAGTGGATAGCCTTGAAAAACTACAATTTGTGCCTAAGGTCATTACTGCCCTGCACAAGGTGGTAACCCACAGCGACTACCTGCTGGTGATGGTTACCAACCAAGATGGCTTGGGTACTGATGCCTTTCCCGAGCAGGCTTTTTGGGCACCGCATCAAAAGATGATGCAGACCTTTGAACAGGAAGGCATTCGCTTCTTTGGTGTTCATATAGACCCTACCTTTGAACACGAAAATGCCCCCACGCGCAAACCGCGCACGGGCATGCTGACCCACTACATGGAAAGCGAAGACTATGATTTAACAGGCTCTTTTGTAGTAGGCGACCGCCTCAGCGATGTGCAGTTGGCTGCCAACTTAGGGTGCCGGGCTATTTTGTACACAGCAGACGAGGAAAAGTACCGCCGTTGGAAAGCAGAAGAAGAGGCATTAAAAAAGCAGTTTCCTTGTTTGTGTCTGGTTTGTAACGATTGGCATCAGTTGGCTGACTATTTGCTGATTCACAAAAGCCGTAGGGCTCAGGTGTGGCGCCAAACCAATGAAACGAAAATATCCATTACTTTGGACTTAGACACTCCTGCCGAACCTTCCATCCAAACCGGCATCCCTTTTCTCGACCACATGTTGCATCAGCTGGCGCGGCATGGGGCGCTGGGCTTGGAGGTCCAAGTAGCAGGCGATTTGGAAGTAGATGAGCACCACACCATCGAAGACACTGCCTTGGCATTAGGACAGGCTTTTGCCCAAGCCCTGGGTAAAAAATGGGGAATTCGCCGCTATGGGCACTTCCTCCTGCCCATGGACGAGTCTATAGCACAAGTAGCTGTTGACTTTTCCGGGCGCCCTTATTTGAACTTTCATGCCGTCTGGCACCGTGAGCGGGTAGGGGGCATGCCTACCGAGATGGTAAAGCATTTCTTTGCTTCTTTTTGCCATACGGCTGCTTGCAATCTCTATATGAAGGTAGAAGGCGAAAATGACCACCATCAAATAGAGGCTCTTTTTAAGGCTTGGGCGCGTGCCTTGCGTATGGCAATAGAAATTACAGATACTGGCTTGCCTTCTACCAAGGGAACCCTTTAA
- a CDS encoding restriction endonuclease subunit S: protein MKTPNDSPRLPRLRFPEFQNAGEWEVKRLGEVLVESRIRSEENDPRKRITVRLNQKGVQKREYRGTEAEDATIFFKRRKGQFIYGKQNLHKGAFGIIPDELDGFESSQDIPAFDFNSGYDPYYFVYYLGQEKIYTNLEKLSTGTGSKRIHPKEFLQVEFLFPSLPEQQKIAACLSSLDEVIAGEREKLALLQQHKKGLLQQLFPQEGETVPRLRFPEFQNAEEWEVKRLGDILAVESSDLALNKLELKTTGYAVYGADGIVGYIDDFQQKEPYISIVKDGSGVGRLNLCKAQTSILGTLSALKTKDEKKYNLVWAYYLLNTVNFSSYVKGAGIPHIYYSDYKHHQIAVANPAEQQKIAACLSSLDDLIAAQTEKIELLEQHKKGLVQGVFPMGNGELRMENG, encoded by the coding sequence ATGAAAACGCCTAACGACAGCCCCCGCCTACCCCGCCTCCGCTTCCCCGAATTTCAAAATGCAGGAGAGTGGGAGGTGAAGAGGTTGGGGGAGGTTTTGGTAGAAAGTCGTATCCGTTCAGAGGAAAATGACCCTCGAAAGAGGATAACTGTTCGCCTTAATCAAAAGGGAGTGCAGAAACGTGAATATAGAGGAACTGAAGCAGAAGATGCAACTATTTTCTTCAAAAGAAGAAAAGGTCAGTTCATTTATGGAAAGCAAAATTTACACAAAGGTGCATTTGGAATAATCCCAGATGAGTTAGATGGTTTTGAAAGTTCTCAGGATATTCCAGCCTTCGATTTTAATAGTGGTTATGACCCTTATTACTTCGTTTATTATTTAGGGCAAGAAAAAATTTACACTAATCTTGAAAAGTTATCAACTGGAACAGGGTCGAAAAGAATTCACCCAAAAGAATTTCTTCAAGTTGAATTTCTCTTCCCCTCCCTCCCCGAACAACAAAAAATCGCTGCTTGCCTCTCGTCTTTAGATGAAGTGATAGCAGGCGAGCGGGAAAAGTTAGCCCTGCTGCAACAACACAAAAAAGGACTGCTGCAACAGCTCTTCCCACAAGAGGGCGAAACCGTGCCCCGCCTCCGATTCCCCGAATTTCAAAATGCAGAGGAGTGGGAGGTGAAGAGGTTGGGGGACATACTTGCGGTTGAAAGTTCCGATTTAGCATTAAATAAACTGGAACTAAAAACAACCGGATATGCAGTTTATGGTGCTGATGGCATAGTAGGATATATTGACGATTTTCAACAAAAAGAGCCATACATTTCAATTGTGAAGGACGGTTCAGGGGTTGGCAGACTAAATCTATGCAAAGCACAAACCTCTATTTTGGGGACATTGTCTGCTCTGAAAACTAAAGATGAGAAAAAATACAACTTAGTGTGGGCTTATTATCTTTTAAACACTGTTAATTTTTCTAGCTATGTAAAAGGTGCTGGAATACCCCACATATATTACTCTGATTACAAGCATCATCAAATTGCTGTTGCTAACCCAGCCGAACAACAAAAAATCGCCGCTTGCCTCTCGTCCTTAGATGACCTCATCGCTGCCCAAACGGAAAAAATTGAATTGTTGGAGCAGCACAAAAAGGGGCTGGTGCAGGGGGTGTTTCCAATGGGGAATGGAGAATTGAGAATGGAGAATGGATAA
- a CDS encoding DEAD/DEAH box helicase: MQQIHNFQQLGLSEAICSAVCDMGYETPSDIQLQAIPFLLSGRDLIGQAQTGTGKTAAFAIPLLERIDPELLAPQAIVLCPTRELAVQVEKEIYKLSKYQKGIHSVAIYGGESIDKQIRALKKGVQIIVGTPGRVIDHLHRGTLQLDHVHMVVLDEADEMLNMGFRDDIEHILQRVPEEKQTVFFSATMPRPIMELTKRYQKNPQIVKIASKELTVERIEQYYCEVKEALKAPLIARFIQAHGYELSVIFCNMKRTADEVADSLGRLGIRAEVIHGDLSQAQRNKVMQQFRNGNCQVLVATDVAARGIDVENVEAVFNYDLPLDEEYYVHRIGRTGRAGRHGVAINLVSSRKDQQRVREIERYTKGKINKIEPPSNQDVLAFHLKKLQSEIENLRVERPQEALQTALHKLYETGIRPEDLAMVFLQKQLGHLLKAEEALHFKPEKTSFLSNDYDQDFSHPKRKSQHNRAPMTRLFLSVGKKDRIRPNDIVGAIAGETGIPGKSIGEIELLDNFSFVEVPQEVAQLVVRQMQNRQIKGKRVNIEVSEGSKKKRRPRIKQ, encoded by the coding sequence ATGCAACAAATTCACAACTTTCAACAGCTTGGGTTATCCGAAGCGATTTGCTCAGCTGTGTGCGACATGGGGTATGAAACCCCCTCAGACATTCAATTGCAAGCCATCCCCTTTCTGCTATCGGGCAGAGACCTCATAGGACAGGCTCAAACAGGCACTGGCAAAACCGCCGCTTTTGCCATTCCCCTACTCGAACGCATTGACCCTGAACTGCTAGCGCCGCAAGCCATTGTGCTTTGCCCCACCCGAGAACTTGCCGTACAGGTAGAAAAAGAAATCTACAAGCTAAGCAAATACCAAAAAGGCATTCACAGCGTGGCTATCTATGGCGGCGAGTCCATCGACAAACAAATCAGAGCGCTTAAAAAAGGGGTGCAAATCATTGTAGGCACGCCGGGGCGAGTCATTGACCACCTGCATCGCGGCACGCTCCAACTCGACCACGTGCATATGGTTGTGCTCGACGAAGCCGATGAGATGCTCAATATGGGTTTTCGTGATGATATAGAACACATCTTGCAGCGTGTGCCCGAAGAAAAGCAAACGGTTTTTTTCTCGGCAACCATGCCCCGCCCCATCATGGAACTCACCAAACGCTATCAAAAAAATCCGCAGATAGTAAAAATTGCCTCCAAAGAACTGACCGTAGAGCGTATTGAGCAATATTATTGCGAAGTAAAAGAAGCACTCAAGGCTCCACTCATCGCCCGTTTTATTCAAGCCCACGGCTACGAGCTAAGTGTGATTTTCTGCAACATGAAACGCACAGCCGATGAAGTAGCCGACTCGCTCGGTCGTCTGGGCATACGCGCCGAAGTCATCCATGGCGACCTGTCGCAAGCCCAAAGAAACAAAGTCATGCAACAATTCCGCAATGGCAACTGCCAAGTATTGGTTGCCACCGACGTAGCCGCACGCGGCATTGATGTGGAAAATGTGGAAGCCGTTTTCAACTACGACCTGCCTTTGGATGAAGAGTACTATGTGCACCGTATAGGACGCACCGGTAGGGCTGGACGCCACGGCGTAGCCATCAACCTCGTATCTTCGCGCAAAGACCAACAAAGAGTGCGTGAGATTGAGCGATACACTAAAGGCAAAATCAACAAAATAGAGCCACCCAGCAACCAAGACGTTCTTGCCTTTCATTTAAAGAAATTACAGTCCGAGATAGAAAACCTTCGGGTAGAAAGACCACAGGAAGCATTACAAACCGCCCTGCATAAGCTTTATGAGACAGGCATCCGTCCCGAAGACCTCGCAATGGTGTTTCTGCAAAAACAGTTGGGACACCTACTCAAGGCAGAGGAAGCGCTGCACTTCAAGCCGGAAAAAACATCGTTTTTGTCCAATGACTACGACCAAGACTTCAGCCACCCAAAGCGTAAAAGCCAGCACAACCGTGCGCCCATGACCCGCCTGTTTTTAAGCGTAGGCAAAAAAGACCGCATCCGCCCCAATGATATTGTAGGCGCCATTGCCGGAGAAACCGGCATTCCGGGCAAAAGCATCGGAGAAATAGAATTGCTCGACAACTTCTCTTTCGTGGAAGTGCCCCAAGAGGTTGCCCAGCTGGTTGTACGGCAGATGCAAAACCGTCAAATTAAAGGCAAGAGGGTAAACATTGAAGTGTCGGAAGGCAGCAAGAAAAAACGACGCCCCCGCATCAAACAATAA
- a CDS encoding TonB-dependent receptor domain-containing protein: MYTRVLLAMGLLLSTANLWAQGKVSGKVVDSEGKPLPFATIVGSIPQKAQAFTGVSSDEEGNFTLSFPRNGRYEISIEFIGYQTYKKTIEIAGKDISLGTITLRQDAKTLKEVQVVAEKETMQTGIGTLTYEVSKDLVNAGGSATDVLRNIPSVQVDENGALSLRGSQNVTILINGKQSALTGTGRQALLERIPASSIERIEVITNPSARYDADGGAGIINIILKRPQNRGLNGTAQLSIGNYDRYNTGIDLNYQTPKWNIYGSLNGRQDTRIGKITVRRENFLPNATPFLNQNTNSYRMQRSGTATAGIEYFINDKHSLRLEGVYGLEDSYQNRNLYNASLDANRQMTDYFYRYSWENENENNYGISLNYDWRLKGSEHNLTAYASYNQNMETQGSNFEENRFLADGTPKGEDFLQRSSNDNQNSMWVFQVDYKRPLQKNMKLESGAKSIIRLINRDFLLQDQINNEWTTNLNFSNEFRYQEQVHAAYALWAAKLGKWEMETGLRAEQTYTESKLLNTGETFRLDYFNLFPSAALVYNIDGAKKVKATYSRRINRPSFGSLNPFRSFSNPLIQRSGNPFLRPELTHSVEIGYQQDWNKFNITVNTFYRYTQNVIQDILGQQRGDTVVYFPQNVASSKNYGGELIFNFQPSRQLNWNISGSYYRLIIDGRNLDESVLNDNYAWDVRTMLTLSLPGDWRLQGNLFYRSPLVTAQGTRFAFFMNGIGVSKKVLRQKGTLSLNVRDIAQSMRFGSERRTDALYNYFEFRGNTRTIMFSFQYNFGKQMKTRQNRRRNNNFDGGGDFDGGEGM, from the coding sequence ATGTACACACGAGTATTATTGGCGATGGGTTTGCTGCTGAGTACAGCAAACCTGTGGGCACAAGGCAAGGTAAGTGGTAAAGTGGTAGACAGCGAAGGCAAACCCCTTCCTTTTGCTACCATTGTTGGCAGCATCCCGCAAAAAGCACAAGCCTTTACGGGGGTAAGCAGCGATGAAGAAGGCAACTTCACCCTTTCATTTCCCCGCAATGGGAGATATGAAATCAGCATTGAATTTATTGGCTATCAAACCTACAAGAAAACCATAGAAATTGCAGGCAAGGATATTTCATTGGGCACCATCACCCTGCGACAAGATGCAAAAACACTGAAAGAAGTGCAAGTAGTTGCCGAAAAGGAAACGATGCAGACAGGCATAGGCACACTCACCTATGAGGTAAGCAAAGACTTGGTCAATGCTGGCGGGTCAGCCACCGACGTCCTGCGCAATATCCCTTCGGTGCAGGTAGATGAAAACGGCGCTCTTAGCTTACGGGGCAGCCAGAATGTAACCATATTGATTAACGGGAAACAATCTGCGCTCACAGGCACCGGAAGGCAAGCGCTGCTCGAGCGCATTCCGGCTTCTTCTATAGAGCGCATCGAAGTCATCACCAATCCTTCGGCACGCTACGATGCCGACGGCGGTGCCGGCATCATCAACATCATATTGAAGCGTCCCCAAAACAGAGGACTCAATGGAACAGCACAGCTCAGCATCGGTAATTATGACCGCTACAATACAGGGATAGACCTCAACTACCAAACCCCTAAGTGGAACATTTACGGCAGCTTGAATGGGCGCCAAGACACCCGCATTGGCAAAATCACTGTACGCAGAGAAAACTTCCTACCGAACGCCACTCCTTTCTTAAACCAAAACACAAACTCGTACCGCATGCAACGCTCGGGGACTGCCACCGCTGGCATCGAGTATTTCATCAACGACAAACACTCACTGCGCTTGGAAGGGGTTTACGGGCTGGAAGATTCGTATCAGAACCGAAACTTATACAATGCAAGCCTCGATGCCAACCGGCAAATGACTGACTACTTTTACCGCTACTCGTGGGAAAATGAAAACGAAAACAACTATGGTATTTCACTCAACTATGACTGGCGCCTCAAAGGAAGCGAACACAACCTGACGGCTTACGCTTCATACAATCAAAACATGGAAACCCAAGGCAGCAATTTTGAAGAAAACCGCTTCTTGGCTGATGGCACTCCCAAGGGTGAAGATTTCTTGCAGCGCTCGAGCAACGATAACCAAAACAGCATGTGGGTATTTCAGGTAGACTATAAACGCCCCTTGCAGAAAAACATGAAACTCGAAAGCGGTGCCAAAAGTATTATACGTCTCATCAATCGCGACTTCTTGCTACAAGACCAAATCAACAACGAATGGACTACCAACCTCAACTTTTCTAATGAGTTTCGCTATCAAGAGCAAGTGCATGCCGCCTATGCGTTATGGGCTGCCAAGCTGGGCAAGTGGGAGATGGAAACGGGTTTGCGCGCAGAACAAACTTATACCGAATCGAAATTGCTCAATACAGGGGAAACCTTCCGCTTAGATTATTTCAACCTCTTTCCAAGCGCCGCTTTGGTTTACAATATAGATGGCGCAAAGAAAGTGAAAGCCACCTACAGCCGGCGCATCAACCGCCCCTCTTTCGGAAGCCTGAACCCCTTCCGCAGCTTCAGCAATCCCTTGATTCAAAGAAGTGGCAACCCCTTCCTGCGTCCTGAATTGACACACTCGGTAGAAATAGGCTATCAGCAAGACTGGAATAAATTCAACATCACAGTTAACACTTTCTATAGGTACACGCAAAATGTTATTCAAGACATACTGGGGCAGCAAAGGGGGGACACTGTCGTTTACTTCCCTCAAAACGTAGCTTCCTCAAAAAACTACGGCGGAGAACTTATTTTCAACTTCCAGCCTTCGCGCCAACTCAATTGGAACATTAGTGGTTCCTATTATCGGCTCATCATCGACGGCAGAAACCTCGACGAGTCAGTGCTCAACGATAACTATGCCTGGGATGTGCGCACGATGCTGACGCTTTCACTGCCCGGCGACTGGCGCCTACAAGGCAATTTGTTTTACCGCTCGCCTTTAGTCACAGCACAGGGCACGCGCTTTGCTTTCTTTATGAATGGTATAGGCGTAAGCAAAAAAGTACTCCGGCAAAAAGGCACGCTCAGCCTCAATGTGCGTGACATAGCCCAAAGCATGCGTTTTGGTAGTGAGCGCCGTACCGATGCCCTCTACAACTACTTTGAGTTCAGGGGCAATACGCGTACCATTATGTTTAGTTTCCAATATAACTTCGGCAAGCAAATGAAAACCCGGCAGAACCGGCGACGGAATAACAATTTTGACGGCGGCGGCGATTTTGATGGCGGCGAAGGTATGTAG
- the tyrS gene encoding tyrosine--tRNA ligase, with protein sequence MKKSFIEELKWRGMLHDVMPGTEEQLNKELTTAYIGFDPTAPSLHIGNLATIMLLKHFQLAGHKPIALVGGATAMIGDPSGKSAERTFLSEETIRYNEQCIQQQLAKFLDFDAGKSSAELLNNYDWFKEIGFLQFLREVGKHITVNYMMAKDSVKNRMESGISYTEFTYQLMQGYDFLYLYQHKNCKLQMGGSDQWGNITTGTELIRRIAGGEAFALTTPLITKADGTKFGKSEGGENIWLDPNMTSPYKFYQFWINVSDEDAERLIKVFSLKGREEIESLIEQHRQAPHLRVLQNTLAEELTERIHSRADLEKVQAATEIFFKKDAVEALNRIDEQTLLEILEGVPQVSISRGEYDACETMTDLLSILTQGVIFKSKSEARKAIQANSVSVNKEKVTDPQAKPQFELLQGQYLLVQQGKKKYFLIRVND encoded by the coding sequence ATGAAAAAATCGTTTATAGAAGAGCTCAAGTGGCGCGGCATGCTTCACGACGTAATGCCGGGCACCGAAGAGCAACTCAATAAGGAGTTAACCACTGCCTACATAGGCTTTGACCCTACCGCTCCTTCTTTGCATATAGGTAACTTGGCTACCATCATGCTTCTGAAGCACTTTCAGCTGGCGGGGCATAAACCCATTGCTTTGGTAGGTGGTGCCACTGCCATGATAGGCGACCCCAGCGGTAAAAGCGCCGAGCGCACTTTCCTTTCAGAAGAAACCATACGTTACAACGAGCAGTGCATACAACAACAGCTGGCTAAGTTCTTGGATTTCGATGCGGGCAAAAGCTCGGCAGAGTTGCTGAATAACTACGATTGGTTCAAAGAAATTGGCTTCCTGCAGTTTTTACGCGAGGTGGGCAAACACATCACGGTAAACTACATGATGGCAAAAGACTCGGTGAAGAACCGCATGGAATCAGGCATCTCTTACACCGAATTCACCTATCAGCTCATGCAAGGCTATGATTTCCTTTACTTATACCAACACAAAAACTGCAAGCTACAGATGGGTGGCTCCGACCAATGGGGCAACATTACTACCGGCACAGAACTCATTCGCCGCATCGCCGGGGGTGAAGCTTTTGCCCTCACTACCCCACTCATTACCAAAGCCGACGGCACCAAGTTCGGCAAGTCGGAAGGAGGCGAAAACATATGGCTCGACCCCAACATGACTTCGCCTTACAAATTTTATCAATTCTGGATTAACGTAAGCGACGAAGACGCCGAGCGGCTCATCAAAGTGTTTAGCCTGAAAGGACGCGAAGAAATAGAAAGCCTCATAGAGCAACACAGGCAAGCACCACATCTTCGAGTCTTGCAAAATACTTTGGCAGAAGAGCTTACAGAACGGATACACTCGCGCGCAGACTTGGAAAAGGTACAGGCAGCCACCGAAATTTTCTTTAAAAAAGATGCCGTGGAAGCCCTTAATAGAATAGACGAGCAAACCCTGCTCGAGATACTCGAAGGGGTGCCCCAAGTAAGCATCAGCCGGGGCGAGTACGACGCCTGCGAAACAATGACAGACCTGCTGTCCATCCTCACGCAAGGCGTCATCTTCAAGTCTAAGTCAGAAGCTCGCAAAGCCATTCAAGCCAACAGCGTTAGCGTGAATAAAGAAAAAGTGACTGACCCGCAGGCTAAACCACAATTCGAGCTGTTGCAAGGGCAGTATCTGTTGGTTCAACAGGGCAAAAAGAAGTACTTCCTTATTCGCGTCAATGACTAA
- a CDS encoding NAD(P)H-dependent glycerol-3-phosphate dehydrogenase, with protein MNSTQKQEIAVLGSGSWATAIVKILSENEQVAIHWWVRNPETAEHIRTYRHNPNYLSDVEINPARVVHVSSSLPEVLAPARWVVVAIPAAFVKEALSSTTAKHWLSKKVVSGVKGVIPEEHLLVTQWISREFELAEENMAVIAGPCHAEEIALERQSYLTIASLNLAISEEFARLMSCRYVKASPFDDLYGVEYCAIMKNIIAIACGIAHGLGFGDNFQAVLVANALREMKALIDAIYPLHRELTHTSYLGDLLVTAYSQFSRNRTFGNMIGRGYSVKSAQMEMKMIAEGYYAAKGIHEISCHYGVHCPIMEGVYRILYEAAPAKKIFDKIRESMY; from the coding sequence ATGAACAGTACACAGAAACAAGAAATAGCTGTTTTGGGCAGTGGCAGTTGGGCAACCGCCATTGTCAAAATATTGTCGGAAAACGAGCAAGTTGCCATTCATTGGTGGGTGCGTAACCCGGAAACTGCTGAACATATACGCACCTATCGGCACAACCCAAACTATCTGAGCGATGTAGAAATCAATCCGGCACGGGTCGTGCACGTCAGCAGCTCGCTGCCGGAAGTGCTCGCCCCTGCCCGCTGGGTAGTAGTAGCCATTCCTGCCGCCTTTGTTAAAGAGGCACTTTCTTCTACGACCGCCAAGCATTGGCTTTCTAAAAAAGTAGTATCGGGTGTAAAGGGCGTTATACCAGAAGAGCACCTTTTGGTAACCCAATGGATAAGCCGCGAATTTGAGCTTGCCGAAGAAAATATGGCAGTCATTGCCGGACCATGCCATGCCGAGGAAATCGCTTTGGAACGGCAGTCTTATTTAACCATCGCTTCATTAAATTTAGCTATTAGCGAAGAGTTTGCTCGGCTGATGAGCTGTCGTTATGTAAAAGCAAGCCCTTTTGACGACCTGTACGGTGTGGAATACTGTGCCATCATGAAAAATATCATAGCCATTGCCTGCGGCATTGCTCACGGCTTGGGGTTTGGCGATAACTTCCAAGCCGTATTGGTTGCCAATGCGCTGCGCGAGATGAAAGCCCTCATCGACGCAATTTATCCGCTCCACCGAGAACTTACCCACACCTCTTACTTGGGCGATTTGCTGGTAACGGCATATTCTCAATTCAGCCGCAACCGCACTTTCGGCAATATGATAGGCAGAGGCTATAGTGTCAAGTCTGCCCAAATGGAAATGAAGATGATTGCCGAAGGTTATTATGCAGCCAAAGGCATCCATGAAATCAGCTGCCATTATGGTGTGCACTGCCCCATCATGGAAGGGGTGTACCGTATTCTTTATGAGGCAGCCCCTGCCAAAAAAATATTTGACAAGATACGAGAATCGATGTACTAA
- a CDS encoding DUF72 domain-containing protein, translating to MEFGKVNDISSIDFSLPPDAAFNRYYLSKAAAAHTSTSWYVGCPIWVQKEWVGRWYPPQTPSQKYLEYYSRQFNTIELNSTHYALPASGTLQRWVEQSPEGFRFCPKVPQSISHQLNGPFLKKEIEAFAAFCSALGNRLGTPFMQLPPGFSTRDSSFLLRFLDLYPFDKLPLSIEFRHPSWFKYLSRTADKLHSYGAGLVITDVAGRRDVLHMGLSNHTAMIRFVGNDLHPTDYSRIDEWVERLAQWQAQGVKQVFFFVHEPDNVQAPELAAYLIHRLNQRLKLKLKEPQRFDTQQNLF from the coding sequence ATGGAATTTGGCAAGGTAAACGACATAAGCAGCATCGACTTCTCTTTGCCTCCGGATGCAGCTTTTAACCGCTATTACTTGTCGAAAGCGGCGGCAGCTCATACAAGCACTTCATGGTACGTGGGCTGCCCCATTTGGGTGCAAAAAGAGTGGGTGGGGCGATGGTACCCACCTCAAACTCCTTCACAAAAATATTTAGAGTATTACAGCCGCCAATTCAATACCATTGAACTCAACAGTACCCACTATGCTCTGCCGGCTTCAGGTACCCTGCAACGATGGGTAGAGCAAAGCCCCGAAGGGTTTCGCTTTTGCCCTAAGGTACCACAAAGCATAAGCCATCAACTGAATGGACCCTTCTTAAAGAAAGAAATAGAGGCTTTTGCTGCTTTTTGTAGTGCTTTAGGTAATCGTTTGGGCACTCCTTTTATGCAATTGCCTCCGGGCTTTTCCACTCGTGATTCTTCTTTTTTGCTTCGTTTTCTAGACCTCTATCCTTTCGACAAACTGCCGCTGTCGATAGAATTTCGCCACCCTTCATGGTTTAAGTACCTCTCACGCACTGCCGACAAGCTGCACAGCTATGGTGCCGGCTTAGTAATTACCGATGTAGCGGGGCGACGAGACGTGCTTCACATGGGCTTATCGAACCATACTGCCATGATTCGGTTTGTAGGCAACGACTTGCATCCTACTGATTACAGCCGCATAGATGAGTGGGTTGAACGCCTGGCACAGTGGCAAGCCCAAGGGGTAAAACAGGTGTTCTTTTTTGTGCATGAACCTGACAACGTGCAAGCCCCCGAGCTGGCTGCCTATCTTATCCACCGTTTGAATCAAAGACTCAAGTTGAAGTTAAAAGAGCCCCAGCGTTTCGACACCCAACAAAACCTATTTTAG